A part of Roseofilum casamattae BLCC-M143 genomic DNA contains:
- a CDS encoding M15 family metallopeptidase, translating to MPLKPYQKIPIRDNGEPLVPIPLEQFAVETPHPYEKLGAPYGDKSPYWLRQNVVERLVRAQENLQQEYPSWKIQIFDAYRPVAVQQFMVEYTLGEVAREAGLDPDTLSEIDREKLLEQVYQFWAVPSSNPATPPPHSTGGAVDVTLVDNKGNPVDMGSAIDEISPRSYPNYYQEETSSEGQVYHQHREILRQVMELAGFKRHPREWWHFSYGDQVWVLRHKEEGRLREEDAIASYGRPL from the coding sequence ATGCCGCTCAAGCCCTATCAAAAAATTCCCATCCGCGATAATGGAGAACCCTTAGTTCCCATTCCCTTAGAGCAGTTTGCCGTAGAAACCCCCCATCCCTACGAGAAGCTGGGGGCGCCTTATGGGGACAAGTCGCCCTATTGGCTGCGTCAGAATGTAGTCGAGCGTTTGGTTAGAGCGCAAGAGAATTTGCAACAGGAATATCCCAGTTGGAAAATTCAGATTTTTGATGCCTATCGTCCCGTTGCCGTACAACAGTTTATGGTGGAGTATACCTTAGGGGAGGTGGCGCGAGAAGCAGGACTCGATCCTGACACTCTCTCAGAGATCGATCGGGAAAAACTATTAGAACAAGTGTATCAATTTTGGGCCGTTCCTTCCTCGAATCCCGCTACTCCTCCTCCTCATAGTACTGGAGGCGCCGTGGATGTGACGCTAGTGGATAATAAGGGAAATCCCGTGGATATGGGTTCGGCTATTGATGAAATTTCTCCGCGCTCCTATCCCAATTACTATCAAGAGGAAACGTCTTCTGAAGGACAAGTTTATCATCAGCATCGAGAAATCCTGAGACAGGTAATGGAGTTGGCTGGGTTTAAACGTCATCCGCGCGAATGGTGGCATTTTTCCTATGGCGATCAAGTTTGGGTTTTGCGGCACAAAGAGGAAGGACGCTTGAGAGAAGAGGATGCGATCGCCAGTTATGGCAGACCGCTATAA
- a CDS encoding Uma2 family endonuclease — protein sequence MPQLTVNDLEKFQEQHPDYNLELVEGAIVIMSPSGLESDEVAAAIIAAVSYWVRPRKLGRVIASSGGFRLPNPDGDVRAPDASFIRAERLPRPTDGYAELVPDLMFEVKSRTDSITKLREKIQQFLNLGTQVGILVDPRTRTMEVYRSDRPTVTLTDDDILTLPELLPGWELPVVDIWAPEFD from the coding sequence ATGCCCCAGCTAACTGTAAATGATTTAGAAAAGTTCCAAGAACAACATCCAGACTATAATTTGGAATTAGTTGAGGGAGCGATCGTTATTATGAGTCCATCAGGATTAGAATCAGATGAAGTTGCTGCTGCTATTATCGCCGCTGTATCCTATTGGGTGAGACCTCGTAAATTAGGTCGAGTTATTGCTTCTAGTGGTGGCTTTCGCTTACCTAATCCCGATGGAGATGTGCGCGCGCCGGATGCCTCTTTTATTCGCGCCGAACGCTTGCCTCGCCCCACAGATGGCTATGCGGAATTAGTTCCCGATCTGATGTTTGAAGTGAAATCGAGAACCGATAGCATTACTAAACTACGGGAGAAAATTCAGCAGTTTCTTAACTTAGGAACTCAAGTGGGAATATTGGTCGATCCGAGAACCCGAACTATGGAAGTTTATCGCAGCGATCGCCCCACGGTCACTCTCACCGACGACGATATTCTCACCCTACCAGAATTGCTCCCCGGTTGGGAACTACCCGTCGTAGATATTTGGGCCCCAGAATTCGATTAA